The following coding sequences lie in one Mucilaginibacter sp. KACC 22773 genomic window:
- a CDS encoding TolC family protein → MKTKYQIIYTLLICLTGATARAQERLPLDSVLAKINANPALLAYDATIGAQDAYATGAKNLDAPKISAGQYQTPYRLNPNGGALMIQAEQMFTNPAKLKAKEAYMQGMSKVTAADKGYMKNQLMAQARQYYYERVVLEKKLDLLQNTEGLLQYMLKDANIRLTYGKEKLPNIYKAKAELFELDNTREQLNNDINQRNIMLNTLMNRERQTAFTVDTNVIYQDYETAIVDTVALAAQRSDIKGISRSIELQQLNALVEYSKRKPDFGIQAAHMQSYGGYANQYVLMASVTIPIVPWASKEYKANLKGIRYEVAALQQKKADLLNQTQGQLAGLRTDIGSKKRQLNNYNRHIIPALQNAYKTALQAYDQNTGDLPTVLDGIKSLQTARMAALDRLQELLTLQVAYEREYESTK, encoded by the coding sequence ATGAAAACTAAGTATCAAATTATATATACACTGCTCATCTGCCTCACCGGCGCAACCGCGCGGGCACAGGAGCGCTTGCCGCTGGATAGTGTTTTGGCTAAAATAAATGCCAACCCGGCCTTGTTGGCATACGATGCCACGATAGGTGCGCAGGATGCCTACGCCACCGGTGCCAAAAACCTGGATGCGCCAAAAATCAGCGCCGGGCAATATCAAACACCATACCGGCTAAACCCAAATGGAGGGGCCCTGATGATACAGGCCGAGCAAATGTTTACCAACCCCGCCAAGCTGAAAGCAAAAGAGGCTTATATGCAGGGAATGTCTAAAGTAACCGCAGCCGATAAAGGCTATATGAAAAACCAGCTCATGGCGCAGGCCCGGCAATATTATTATGAGCGGGTAGTGCTCGAAAAAAAACTGGACCTGCTGCAAAATACAGAGGGTTTGCTGCAATACATGCTTAAAGACGCCAATATCAGGCTCACCTATGGCAAAGAAAAGCTGCCTAATATCTACAAAGCCAAAGCCGAACTGTTTGAGCTGGATAATACCCGCGAACAACTGAATAATGACATAAACCAACGAAACATTATGCTGAACACGCTGATGAACCGGGAGCGTCAAACCGCTTTTACCGTAGATACAAATGTTATCTACCAGGATTACGAAACCGCTATAGTTGATACCGTTGCATTGGCCGCGCAGCGCAGCGATATAAAAGGAATTAGCCGCAGTATCGAGCTGCAGCAATTGAACGCCCTGGTAGAATACAGCAAGCGTAAACCCGATTTTGGCATCCAGGCGGCGCACATGCAAAGTTATGGCGGGTATGCCAACCAATACGTTTTGATGGCTTCTGTTACGATACCTATTGTTCCATGGGCGTCTAAAGAATATAAAGCCAACCTGAAGGGCATCCGTTATGAGGTGGCAGCATTGCAGCAAAAAAAAGCCGACCTGCTTAACCAGACCCAGGGGCAGTTAGCCGGTTTAAGAACCGATATCGGCAGCAAAAAAAGACAGTTGAACAACTATAACCGGCATATCATTCCCGCACTGCAAAACGCTTATAAAACTGCTTTACAGGCCTACGACCAAAATACGGGCGACCTGCCCACCGTACTGGATGGCATAAAAAGCCTGCAAACAGCCCGTATGGCCGCCCTTGACCGGTTACAGGAACTTTTAACACTACAGGTAGCTTATGAAAGGGAGTATGAAAGCACTAAATAA
- a CDS encoding HYC_CC_PP family protein, translating into MKRTALILITAIYLLSCVGIGVNRFYCCGKLASVTLIYGAADNEAHKKADDSCCKNEKQSFKIKDTHVNTSSVALQALSPALLPVVNHWIAAIIVKELPSAIAYQANAPPGSTDIPIYTLNCIYRI; encoded by the coding sequence GTGAAACGCACAGCACTCATTTTAATCACGGCTATTTACCTGTTATCCTGCGTGGGTATCGGGGTTAACCGTTTTTATTGCTGTGGCAAGCTGGCTTCTGTTACCCTCATTTATGGCGCAGCCGACAACGAGGCCCATAAAAAAGCGGATGACAGTTGTTGCAAAAACGAAAAGCAAAGCTTTAAAATTAAGGATACCCATGTAAACACCTCGTCGGTTGCATTACAGGCTTTATCGCCTGCGTTGTTACCGGTCGTTAACCATTGGATAGCAGCCATTATTGTTAAAGAATTGCCATCCGCTATCGCTTATCAGGCAAATGCCCCGCCGGGGAGCACTGATATACCGATTTATACCCTTAATTGCATTTACAGGATTTGA
- a CDS encoding efflux RND transporter permease subunit, whose amino-acid sequence MTTAERIKIIEASCKQVGRGVFFSTLIIVASFLPVFLLDGQEGKLFGPLAWTKTFILAIDAILAVTLAPVLISFFLKGKLRTDDHNPINRALEKIYRPILSWCVTWRKTTIGINVIALLVSIPLLLSLGSEFMPPLDEGTILFMPVTLPDISNAEAKQLLQVQDRIIKSIPEVKNVLGKAGRANTATDNSPISMVETIILLKPAAEWRKGIKKEDIINELNAKLQIPGVVNGWTQPIINRINMLSTGIRTDVGLKVYGQNLDTIYALSNQMKQALQGISGVKDLYVDPITGGKYLDILVNKDAIGRYGLSVDDVNEVVESALGGMNLTPTIEGRRRFSINLRLAQDYRSNLEDIKRTLVQTTSFGPVPLSSVADISISDGPAMIQSENALLRGTVLFNVRDRDLGSTVQEAQARLNAMVKLLPKGYFIEWSGQYENLIRAERTLKLILPVVLIIIFACLYFAFHSIREAFFSLISIPFALIGGAYMVYFFGVHLSVAVAVGFIALFGIAVETGIVMVIYLNDAMQQLVALRGNSKENISRNDLREYVMNGAVKRLRPKLMTVCVALFGLVPVLWATGTGSDVMLPIVLPMIGGVLTSSTHILLVTPLIFLMVKEYELKKYGKLEVLAVKE is encoded by the coding sequence ATGACCACAGCCGAAAGAATCAAGATCATAGAAGCATCCTGTAAACAGGTGGGGCGCGGCGTTTTTTTCTCTACCCTTATTATTGTTGCTTCGTTTTTGCCCGTATTTTTATTAGATGGGCAGGAGGGGAAGCTGTTTGGCCCCCTGGCCTGGACAAAAACTTTTATCCTGGCCATTGATGCCATATTAGCCGTAACACTGGCTCCGGTACTTATCTCTTTTTTCCTGAAAGGGAAGTTAAGGACCGATGACCATAATCCCATAAACCGTGCGTTAGAAAAAATATACCGGCCAATACTCAGCTGGTGTGTAACCTGGCGTAAAACCACCATCGGCATTAATGTGATAGCATTGCTGGTAAGTATCCCGCTTTTATTGAGTTTGGGCAGCGAATTTATGCCGCCGCTGGATGAAGGCACTATCCTTTTTATGCCGGTTACCCTGCCCGATATTTCCAACGCCGAGGCCAAGCAACTTTTGCAGGTTCAGGACAGGATCATTAAAAGCATCCCCGAAGTAAAAAATGTGCTGGGCAAAGCCGGCCGGGCCAATACGGCTACGGATAATTCGCCCATTAGCATGGTTGAAACTATTATCCTGTTAAAACCCGCTGCCGAATGGCGCAAGGGAATTAAAAAAGAAGACATCATCAATGAACTGAATGCCAAACTACAAATACCCGGCGTGGTAAACGGCTGGACACAGCCTATTATTAACCGTATCAACATGCTCTCTACTGGTATCCGTACCGATGTGGGCCTAAAGGTGTACGGGCAAAACCTGGATACCATTTATGCTTTATCGAACCAAATGAAGCAGGCGTTGCAGGGTATAAGTGGCGTAAAAGACTTATATGTTGATCCGATAACCGGCGGCAAATACCTGGATATCCTGGTGAACAAAGATGCCATAGGCCGGTATGGATTAAGCGTCGATGATGTAAACGAAGTAGTAGAGAGCGCCCTGGGTGGCATGAACCTTACCCCAACCATTGAAGGGCGCAGGCGCTTTAGCATAAACCTTCGCCTGGCGCAGGATTACCGGAGTAATTTAGAGGATATTAAGCGCACACTGGTACAAACAACATCCTTTGGCCCGGTACCGCTATCGTCTGTGGCAGATATCAGCATCAGCGATGGCCCGGCCATGATCCAGTCAGAAAACGCACTGCTACGCGGCACCGTCCTATTCAACGTGCGCGACCGCGACCTGGGCAGCACCGTTCAGGAAGCGCAGGCCCGGTTAAATGCCATGGTTAAACTATTGCCCAAAGGCTATTTTATTGAATGGAGCGGCCAGTACGAAAACCTGATCCGCGCCGAGCGTACTTTAAAACTGATACTCCCGGTTGTGCTCATTATCATATTTGCCTGCCTGTATTTTGCATTCCATTCCATCCGCGAGGCCTTTTTTAGCCTTATCAGTATCCCCTTCGCTTTAATAGGCGGGGCATATATGGTATATTTTTTCGGGGTGCATTTATCGGTAGCGGTGGCTGTCGGCTTTATCGCTCTGTTTGGTATCGCTGTAGAAACGGGAATTGTCATGGTGATATACCTTAATGATGCCATGCAGCAGCTGGTTGCTTTAAGAGGGAATTCAAAAGAAAACATCAGCAGAAACGATCTGCGCGAATACGTAATGAACGGGGCGGTAAAACGGCTGCGGCCAAAGCTCATGACGGTTTGTGTTGCCTTATTTGGCCTGGTGCCCGTGTTGTGGGCAACCGGCACCGGCAGCGATGTAATGCTGCCCATTGTACTGCCTATGATAGGAGGCGTATTAACATCTTCCACCCATATTTTACTGGTTACGCCCCTCATCTTTTTGATGGTGAAAGAGTACGAGCTAAAAAAATATGGCAAGCTGGAAGTATTGGCTGTAAAGGAATAA
- a CDS encoding efflux RND transporter permease subunit: MINQLISLSLKNRYIVLFIAVALFAWGAYAVNENPIDAIPDLSDNQVIVFTEWQGRSPQIMEDQVTYPLVSNLQGIPKVKAIRATSMFGMSFVYIVFDDKADVYWARSRVLERLNYAQRLLPQGITPTLGPDGTGVGHILWYTLDAKGIDLGEQRALQDWYVKLGLQTVPGVSEVASFGGFEKQYQISIDPHKLNYYDISLSQVLKAVKSNNNDVGGRKFEMNGTGYIVRGLGYIKSLADVENIAVGVNKTIPVRVKDIATVQMGGDERLGIFDQDGQGEAVGGIVVMRYGENADRVIHAVKDKMADIQKGLPPGVKFKIAYDRSELIESAVKSVKHTLLEEMITVSIIVILFLFSWRSALSIIIQIPITIAASFILLNAFGISSNIMSLTGIALAIGVIVDNGIVMVENSHRNLSIAQQKEQS, translated from the coding sequence ATGATTAACCAACTTATTAGCCTGTCGTTAAAAAACAGGTATATCGTTTTGTTTATTGCAGTTGCCCTTTTTGCCTGGGGTGCCTACGCGGTAAATGAAAACCCTATTGATGCTATACCCGATCTGTCAGACAACCAGGTCATCGTGTTTACCGAGTGGCAGGGCCGCAGCCCGCAAATTATGGAAGACCAGGTAACCTATCCGCTGGTAAGCAACCTACAGGGCATCCCGAAGGTTAAAGCCATCAGGGCAACCTCGATGTTCGGGATGAGCTTTGTTTATATTGTTTTTGATGATAAAGCCGATGTGTACTGGGCGCGCAGCCGGGTGCTGGAGCGGTTGAACTACGCCCAGCGTTTATTACCGCAAGGCATTACACCCACCCTTGGGCCGGATGGCACGGGCGTTGGCCATATATTATGGTACACGCTCGACGCCAAAGGCATCGACCTGGGCGAACAGCGGGCCCTGCAGGATTGGTATGTAAAACTGGGGCTGCAAACAGTACCCGGTGTAAGCGAGGTAGCCTCCTTTGGCGGTTTCGAAAAACAATACCAGATCAGCATCGATCCGCATAAACTCAACTACTATGATATTTCCCTGTCGCAGGTACTTAAAGCAGTTAAAAGCAATAACAATGATGTAGGCGGCCGCAAATTTGAAATGAACGGCACCGGCTATATTGTACGCGGACTGGGCTATATTAAATCATTGGCGGATGTAGAGAACATAGCCGTTGGTGTTAATAAAACCATCCCCGTTAGGGTAAAAGATATTGCCACCGTGCAAATGGGCGGCGACGAACGCCTGGGTATTTTTGATCAGGATGGCCAGGGCGAAGCCGTTGGCGGAATTGTGGTGATGCGTTATGGCGAGAATGCCGATAGGGTGATCCATGCGGTTAAGGATAAAATGGCTGATATTCAAAAAGGATTGCCGCCGGGCGTAAAATTTAAAATAGCCTATGACCGGAGCGAATTGATTGAAAGTGCCGTTAAATCGGTTAAGCATACACTGTTAGAGGAAATGATTACGGTATCCATTATCGTTATCCTGTTCCTGTTTAGCTGGCGCAGCGCTTTAAGCATCATCATCCAGATCCCGATAACTATAGCGGCCAGCTTTATACTGCTCAACGCGTTTGGGATATCCTCCAATATCATGTCGTTAACCGGTATTGCATTGGCTATCGGGGTTATTGTAGATAACGGCATCGTAATGGTCGAAAACTCGCACCGCAATTTATCCATCGCACAACAAAAAGAGCAATCATGA
- a CDS encoding heavy metal-binding domain-containing protein: protein MKKVMLMAVAILFSAATVFAAGVPNGKMSADTTKKAKPAKVQYTCTMHPEVLSDKPGKCPKCGMALVKKSPAKKKPAAMKM from the coding sequence ATGAAAAAAGTAATGCTGATGGCGGTAGCCATCCTGTTTTCTGCGGCAACTGTTTTTGCAGCCGGTGTACCAAACGGTAAAATGAGCGCCGATACCACCAAAAAGGCCAAGCCTGCAAAAGTGCAGTACACCTGTACTATGCACCCCGAGGTATTGAGCGATAAACCCGGCAAATGCCCCAAATGCGGTATGGCCCTGGTAAAAAAATCACCTGCTAAAAAGAAACCGGCAGCCATGAAAATGTAA